The Endomicrobiales bacterium genome contains a region encoding:
- a CDS encoding DUF167 domain-containing protein, whose translation MIIKVRVIPNSKRNEVVGRIGSILRVKISAPAVEGKANEELREFLAEFFEVKTAMVLLRKGERGREKTIEICGRSDEDLDCVLDTIP comes from the coding sequence ATGATAATAAAAGTAAGAGTAATTCCGAACTCCAAGAGAAATGAAGTTGTAGGCAGAATTGGTTCAATACTTAGAGTTAAAATATCAGCTCCAGCTGTAGAGGGTAAAGCAAACGAAGAACTACGTGAGTTCCTTGCCGAATTCTTTGAAGTAAAAACTGCAATGGTTTTGCTGAGAAAGGGTGAGCGCGGTAGAGAAAAAACCATTGAAATATGTGGCCGTTCAGATGAAGACCTTGACTGTGTGCTTGACACAATCCCCTGA
- a CDS encoding YggS family pyridoxal phosphate-dependent enzyme: MVQFIAKLKMLIDNFKPELCNRFENRGERDGDSFDAKTADNGDSIGKGFAEKNVPYLLTNSESYCKIRVEAINDRILQACNISGKDPKEITLVAVTKKVSLEQIFQVISFGVSDIAENKIQEAQTKIPEISVRYGLVKKHFIGHLQTNKAKKAVELFDLIQSIDSIRIAQSIDRAALEAGKIQECLVELKVSGEESKFGVKPEELNELVEYILSCKNIKLRGLMAMAPYFDEVENSRKYFREAKEVFENIKTTYKLADFNVLSMGMSADFEVAIEEGATLIRVGSGLFGEINGKQIK; encoded by the coding sequence ATGGTACAATTCATAGCAAAACTCAAAATGCTAATAGATAACTTTAAACCCGAACTTTGCAATAGGTTTGAGAACAGAGGCGAAAGAGACGGAGACAGTTTTGACGCAAAAACCGCAGATAATGGTGATTCCATTGGCAAGGGTTTTGCGGAAAAAAATGTCCCGTATCTTTTGACGAATTCCGAATCCTATTGCAAAATTCGGGTTGAAGCAATTAATGATCGCATTTTGCAAGCGTGCAATATAAGCGGCAAAGACCCCAAAGAGATAACGCTTGTTGCTGTAACAAAAAAGGTATCATTAGAACAAATATTTCAGGTCATTTCTTTTGGTGTTTCTGATATTGCCGAGAATAAAATTCAGGAAGCCCAAACAAAGATACCGGAAATTTCGGTCAGATATGGTTTGGTAAAAAAGCATTTTATAGGTCATTTGCAAACAAACAAAGCAAAAAAAGCTGTTGAATTGTTTGATTTGATTCAGTCCATAGATAGTATCCGCATTGCACAATCTATTGATAGAGCGGCTCTTGAAGCGGGTAAAATTCAAGAGTGTCTTGTAGAACTAAAGGTTTCTGGCGAAGAAAGTAAGTTTGGTGTAAAACCGGAAGAGTTAAACGAGTTAGTTGAGTACATTCTTTCTTGTAAAAATATAAAGTTACGCGGGCTAATGGCAATGGCTCCTTACTTTGATGAAGTTGAAAATTCAAGAAAATATTTCAGAGAAGCAAAAGAAGTTTTTGAAAATATAAAGACAACTTATAAACTGGCTGATTTTAATGTTCTTTCAATGGGAATGTCGGCTGATTTTGAGGTAGCAATAGAAGAAGGAGCTACACTAATTAGGGTTGGAAGCGGTCTTTTTGGTGAGATAAATGGCAAACAAATTAAATAA
- the proC gene encoding pyrroline-5-carboxylate reductase codes for MANKLNKKIVFLGAGNMGFAIASGLVSSALVNPLQIAFADTVFAKATKAAKNLKARTFKTNQEATKWADIIFIAVKPGNILELVKNLGKSIDKSKLVISVAAGISASFIEKNIGSKVPVIRSMPNTPALVGEGAIAISAGRYATKNHLLLANKLFGAVGKVFIVPEKLMNAITAVSGSGPAYVFYLCELLEEVAQKLGLSLPLARELSAQTFFGAGKMLLTSKSNVADLRLAVTSPNGTTEAAIKHLQKNIFGKVFKDSVMCACKRAQELSR; via the coding sequence ATGGCAAACAAATTAAATAAAAAAATTGTTTTTTTAGGCGCAGGTAATATGGGTTTTGCCATAGCGTCAGGGCTTGTTTCAAGCGCTCTTGTAAATCCCTTACAAATTGCTTTTGCCGACACTGTTTTTGCAAAAGCCACTAAAGCCGCAAAAAATCTTAAAGCACGCACATTTAAAACAAATCAAGAGGCCACTAAGTGGGCTGACATAATTTTTATAGCTGTTAAGCCCGGTAATATTTTAGAACTAGTAAAAAATTTAGGGAAATCAATTGATAAATCGAAGCTTGTTATATCTGTTGCAGCAGGCATAAGCGCATCTTTTATAGAAAAAAATATTGGCTCTAAAGTTCCGGTAATTCGTTCTATGCCAAATACTCCGGCACTCGTTGGTGAAGGTGCTATTGCAATTAGTGCCGGTCGTTATGCAACAAAGAATCATCTATTGCTTGCAAATAAGCTGTTTGGCGCAGTTGGTAAAGTTTTTATAGTTCCTGAAAAATTAATGAATGCAATTACTGCTGTTTCTGGCTCTGGCCCGGCATATGTGTTTTATCTTTGCGAGTTATTAGAAGAGGTTGCGCAAAAGCTTGGTCTTTCCTTGCCGCTTGCCCGCGAACTTTCAGCGCAAACTTTTTTTGGTGCTGGTAAAATGCTTTTAACAAGTAAGTCAAATGTGGCAGATTTAAGGTTGGCTGTAACATCCCCAAATGGTACTACTGAGGCCGCAATTAAACATTTACAAAAAAATATTTTCGGAAAAGTTTTTAAAGATAGTGTAATGTGTGCTTGCAAACGCGCGCAAGAATTGAGCAGGTAA